Genomic window (Streptomyces sp. NBC_00078):
GCACCACGCGGCGTATGTGAAGGGCGCGAACGACACGCTGGAGCAGCTCGCGGAGGCGCGGGACAAGGAGCAGTGGGCGGCGCTGAACGGGCTGGAGAAGAACCTGGCGTTTCATCTGTCCGGGCACATCCTGCACAGCGTCTACTGGCAGAACATGACCGGCGACGGCGGCGGCGAGCCGCTCGCGGCGGACGGTGTGGGCGAGCTGGCGGACGCGATCGCCGAGTCGTTCGGCTCCTTCGCCGCCTTCAAGGCCCAGCTGACCAAGGCCGCCGCGACCACGCAGGGCTCGGGCTGGGGCGTTCTCGCCTACGAGCCGTTGAGCGGGCGTCTCGTCGTCGAGCAGGTCTACGACCACCAGGGCAACGTCGGGCAGGGCGCGGTGCCGATCCTCGTCTTCGACGCCTGGGAGCACGCCTTCTACCTGCAGTACCGGAACCAGAAGGTCGACTTCATCGACGCCATGTGGGCCGTCGTCAACTGGCAGGACGTGGCCCGGCGTCACGAGGCCGCGAGGTCCCGGGCCAACGTGCTGCTGGCTCCCTGAGAGCCCCCCGAGCGTCCTGCCTCGTGATCGTCTTCTCACCCTTCACCTGGCAGGCGGAATGACGGAAGCCCCCGCGAGGACATGACTCGCGGGGGCTTCCCATGCTGCTACGGCTTTCGTCCGAGGCCACCGTGCTGGCCGATCGGTGCGGTCGCCGCACCCG
Coding sequences:
- a CDS encoding superoxide dismutase; translated protein: MPVYTLPELPYDYSALAPVISPEIIELHHDKHHAAYVKGANDTLEQLAEARDKEQWAALNGLEKNLAFHLSGHILHSVYWQNMTGDGGGEPLAADGVGELADAIAESFGSFAAFKAQLTKAAATTQGSGWGVLAYEPLSGRLVVEQVYDHQGNVGQGAVPILVFDAWEHAFYLQYRNQKVDFIDAMWAVVNWQDVARRHEAARSRANVLLAP